The Athalia rosae chromosome 7, iyAthRosa1.1, whole genome shotgun sequence genome window below encodes:
- the LOC105688170 gene encoding endophilin-B1 isoform X5 yields the protein MLTPNPGNRIEDFFFEKIDKKKPNRLSNLEYVGIDMIEAGNDFGPGTAYGSALIKVGQCQQKLGQIERDFIGTAANCYVQPLRKFLDGEMKTISKERGILETKRLDLDASKNRVKKARSMLGQQNESGVSYEVLLDQAERELRVAQSEFDRQSEITKFLLEGVSSSQAGHLRCLHELVEAQARHYAQCHAVMQDLQRELAGMSGATFHSSTPPSPSAPAENGQDRARVVCNYEARDPSELSLIQDEVICVTEIQGDGDYLMGTRGNQQGKVPKAFLEPIVSH from the exons ATGCTCACACCAAATCCAG GCAATAGAattgaggattttttttttgagaaaattgacaaaaaaaagccaaaCAGGCTCAGCAATTTGGAGTACGTTGGTATTGACATGATCGAAGCAGGAAATGATTTTGGACCCGGTACTGCTTATG GTAGCGCCCTGATAAAAGTAGGCCAATGCCAGCAAAAATTGGGACAAATCGAGAGGGATTTTATTGGTACTGCAGCAAACTGCTATGTTCAACcgctgagaaaatttttagatggAGAAATGAAGACTATCAGTAAAGAACGAGGTATCCTGGAGACCAAACG ATTAGACTTGGATGCCTCCAAAAATAGGGTGAAGAAGGCTAGGAGTATGCTGGGTCAGCAGAAT GAATCTGGAGTTTCTTACGAAGTTTTACTAGATCAG GCAGAAAGGGAGCTAAGAGTCGCGCAATCAGAATTCGATCGGCAATCAGAGATAACAAAATTCCTTTTGGAAGGTGTATCCAGTTCACAGGCAGGTCACTTACGTTGTCTTCATGAACTTGTCGAAGCACAAGCCCGCCATTATGCTCAGTGTCACGCTGTAATGCAAGATCTGCAGCGAGAACTAGCTGG CATGTCTGGAGCAACCTTCCACTCGTCCACTCCACCGTCTCCTTCCGCACCAGCAGAGAATGGTCAAGATCGCGCACGTGTCGTCTGCAACTATGAGGCAAGAGATCCCAGCGAGCTCAGTCTCATTCAAGACGAG GTGATATGTGTTACGGAGATACAAGGAGACGGAGATTATTTGATGGGTACTAGGGGTAATCAGCAAGGAAAAGTGCCTAAGGCTTTCTTAGAGCCAATCGTTTCTCACTGA
- the LOC105688170 gene encoding endophilin-B1 isoform X4, whose translation MDFNVKKLVKDAGTALSRVVQLTEEKLGTSEKTELDAHFEFLADRADATKNWTEKILKDEEAMLTPNPGNRIEDFFFEKIDKKKPNRLSNLEYVGIDMIEAGNDFGPGTAYGSALIKVGQCQQKLGQIERDFIGTAANCYVQPLRKFLDGEMKTISKERGILETKRLDLDASKNRVKKARSMLGQQNAERELRVAQSEFDRQSEITKFLLEGVSSSQAGHLRCLHELVEAQARHYAQCHAVMQDLQRELAGARQPSPLLRVNSEEVIELSTPGAHSSSLSHVRDPLSHHQTLAGSTYVTASFDTDVTKV comes from the exons ATGGATTTCAACGTTAAAAAATTGGTCAAGGATGCTGGCACTGCTCTTAGCAGGGTTGTACAG CTAACTGAAGAGAAGCTCGGTACATCTGAGAAGACAGAACTTGACGCCCACTTCGAATTCCTCGCAGACAGAGCTGATGCGACAAAAAATTGGACTGAAAAAATACTCAAGGATGAGGAGGCAATGCTCACACCAAATCCAG GCAATAGAattgaggattttttttttgagaaaattgacaaaaaaaagccaaaCAGGCTCAGCAATTTGGAGTACGTTGGTATTGACATGATCGAAGCAGGAAATGATTTTGGACCCGGTACTGCTTATG GTAGCGCCCTGATAAAAGTAGGCCAATGCCAGCAAAAATTGGGACAAATCGAGAGGGATTTTATTGGTACTGCAGCAAACTGCTATGTTCAACcgctgagaaaatttttagatggAGAAATGAAGACTATCAGTAAAGAACGAGGTATCCTGGAGACCAAACG ATTAGACTTGGATGCCTCCAAAAATAGGGTGAAGAAGGCTAGGAGTATGCTGGGTCAGCAGAAT GCAGAAAGGGAGCTAAGAGTCGCGCAATCAGAATTCGATCGGCAATCAGAGATAACAAAATTCCTTTTGGAAGGTGTATCCAGTTCACAGGCAGGTCACTTACGTTGTCTTCATGAACTTGTCGAAGCACAAGCCCGCCATTATGCTCAGTGTCACGCTGTAATGCAAGATCTGCAGCGAGAACTAGCTGG GGCACGTCAACCGAGTCCTCTTCTCCGGGTGAACAGTGAGGAAGTTATTGAGCTTTCTACACCTGGTGCCCATTCCTCTTCTCTCAGCCATGTCCGAGATCCACTTTCCCATCACCAGACTCTAGCTGGATCCACATATGTCACTGCTTCTTTTGATACGGACGTTACTAAAGTCTAA
- the LOC105688170 gene encoding endophilin-B1 isoform X1: MDFNVKKLVKDAGTALSRVVQLTEEKLGTSEKTELDAHFEFLADRADATKNWTEKILKDEEAMLTPNPGNRIEDFFFEKIDKKKPNRLSNLEYVGIDMIEAGNDFGPGTAYGSALIKVGQCQQKLGQIERDFIGTAANCYVQPLRKFLDGEMKTISKERGILETKRLDLDASKNRVKKARSMLGQQNESGVSYEVLLDQAERELRVAQSEFDRQSEITKFLLEGVSSSQAGHLRCLHELVEAQARHYAQCHAVMQDLQRELAGMSGATFHSSTPPSPSAPAENGQDRARVVCNYEARDPSELSLIQDEVICVTEIQGDGDYLMGTRGNQQGKVPKAFLEPIVSH, encoded by the exons ATGGATTTCAACGTTAAAAAATTGGTCAAGGATGCTGGCACTGCTCTTAGCAGGGTTGTACAG CTAACTGAAGAGAAGCTCGGTACATCTGAGAAGACAGAACTTGACGCCCACTTCGAATTCCTCGCAGACAGAGCTGATGCGACAAAAAATTGGACTGAAAAAATACTCAAGGATGAGGAGGCAATGCTCACACCAAATCCAG GCAATAGAattgaggattttttttttgagaaaattgacaaaaaaaagccaaaCAGGCTCAGCAATTTGGAGTACGTTGGTATTGACATGATCGAAGCAGGAAATGATTTTGGACCCGGTACTGCTTATG GTAGCGCCCTGATAAAAGTAGGCCAATGCCAGCAAAAATTGGGACAAATCGAGAGGGATTTTATTGGTACTGCAGCAAACTGCTATGTTCAACcgctgagaaaatttttagatggAGAAATGAAGACTATCAGTAAAGAACGAGGTATCCTGGAGACCAAACG ATTAGACTTGGATGCCTCCAAAAATAGGGTGAAGAAGGCTAGGAGTATGCTGGGTCAGCAGAAT GAATCTGGAGTTTCTTACGAAGTTTTACTAGATCAG GCAGAAAGGGAGCTAAGAGTCGCGCAATCAGAATTCGATCGGCAATCAGAGATAACAAAATTCCTTTTGGAAGGTGTATCCAGTTCACAGGCAGGTCACTTACGTTGTCTTCATGAACTTGTCGAAGCACAAGCCCGCCATTATGCTCAGTGTCACGCTGTAATGCAAGATCTGCAGCGAGAACTAGCTGG CATGTCTGGAGCAACCTTCCACTCGTCCACTCCACCGTCTCCTTCCGCACCAGCAGAGAATGGTCAAGATCGCGCACGTGTCGTCTGCAACTATGAGGCAAGAGATCCCAGCGAGCTCAGTCTCATTCAAGACGAG GTGATATGTGTTACGGAGATACAAGGAGACGGAGATTATTTGATGGGTACTAGGGGTAATCAGCAAGGAAAAGTGCCTAAGGCTTTCTTAGAGCCAATCGTTTCTCACTGA
- the LOC105688170 gene encoding endophilin-B1 isoform X6, which produces MDFNVKKLVKDAGTALSRVVQLTEEKLGTSEKTELDAHFEFLADRADATKNWTEKILKDEEAMLTPNPGNRIEDFFFEKIDKKKPNRLSNLEYVGIDMIEAGNDFGPGTAYGSALIKVGQCQQKLGQIERDFIGTAANCYVQPLRKFLDGEMKTISKERGILETKRLDLDASKNRVKKARSMLGQQNESGVSYEVLLDQAERELRVAQSEFDRQSEITKFLLEGVSSSQAGHLRCLHELVEAQARHYAQCHAVMQDLQRELAGCPTLW; this is translated from the exons ATGGATTTCAACGTTAAAAAATTGGTCAAGGATGCTGGCACTGCTCTTAGCAGGGTTGTACAG CTAACTGAAGAGAAGCTCGGTACATCTGAGAAGACAGAACTTGACGCCCACTTCGAATTCCTCGCAGACAGAGCTGATGCGACAAAAAATTGGACTGAAAAAATACTCAAGGATGAGGAGGCAATGCTCACACCAAATCCAG GCAATAGAattgaggattttttttttgagaaaattgacaaaaaaaagccaaaCAGGCTCAGCAATTTGGAGTACGTTGGTATTGACATGATCGAAGCAGGAAATGATTTTGGACCCGGTACTGCTTATG GTAGCGCCCTGATAAAAGTAGGCCAATGCCAGCAAAAATTGGGACAAATCGAGAGGGATTTTATTGGTACTGCAGCAAACTGCTATGTTCAACcgctgagaaaatttttagatggAGAAATGAAGACTATCAGTAAAGAACGAGGTATCCTGGAGACCAAACG ATTAGACTTGGATGCCTCCAAAAATAGGGTGAAGAAGGCTAGGAGTATGCTGGGTCAGCAGAAT GAATCTGGAGTTTCTTACGAAGTTTTACTAGATCAG GCAGAAAGGGAGCTAAGAGTCGCGCAATCAGAATTCGATCGGCAATCAGAGATAACAAAATTCCTTTTGGAAGGTGTATCCAGTTCACAGGCAGGTCACTTACGTTGTCTTCATGAACTTGTCGAAGCACAAGCCCGCCATTATGCTCAGTGTCACGCTGTAATGCAAGATCTGCAGCGAGAACTAGCTGG CTGTCCCACTCTGTGGTGA
- the LOC105688062 gene encoding MOB kinase activator 1B — MSFLFGSRSSKTFKPKKNIPEGTHQYDLMKHAAATLGSGNLRLAVMLPEGEDLNEWVAVNTVDFFNQINMLYGTITEFCTEESCPIMSAGPKYEYHWADGHTVKKPIKCSAPKYIDYLMTWVQDQLDDETLFPSKIGVPFPKNFLSIAKTILKRLFRVYAHIYHQHFSEVVQLGEEAHLNTSFKHFIFFVQEFNLIDRRELAPLQELIEKLTAKDAR, encoded by the exons ATGAGCTTCCTCTT CGGAAGCCGATCTTCAAAAACTTtcaagccaaaaaaaaatataccggaGGGTACGCATCAGTATGATTTAATGAAACATGCAGCAGCAACACTAGGCTCAGGTAACTTACGACTGGCAGTGATGCTGCCGGAGGGAGAAGATCTCAATGAATGGGTTGCCGTAAATA cggttgattttttcaatcaaattaaTATGCTGTATGGAACAATAACAGAGTTTTGTACGGAAGAAAGCTGTCCTATTATGTCGGCAGGGCCAAAATATGAATATCACTGGGCTGATGGTCATACTGTTAAAAAACCAATCAAGTGTTCCGCCCCAAAATATATCGATTACCTCATGACATGGGTGCAGGATCAATTGGATGACGAGACCTTATTTCCATCTAAAATCG GTGTGCCGTTTCCGAAAAACTTCCTCTCTATTGCCAAAACAATATTGAAGCGCCTGTTCAGAGTTTACGCGCACATTTATCACCAGCATTTCAGCGAAGTAGTTCAACTAGGAGAAGAGGCACATCTCAACACGTCGTTTAagcatttcattttcttcgttcag gaGTTTAATTTGATAGACAGGCGAGAATTAGCCCCGTTGCAAGAGCTAATCGAAAAACTGACTGCGAAAGATGCTCGATGA
- the LOC105688059 gene encoding DNA repair protein XRCC1, producing the protein MKVKFAEIISCSSQHHNYPATNLLKSGSSIGGASIWQCAKPGIQKCEVILKLAEPIPITGIEIGNNRCCTVLIEGATSESPEKWTLVIRHEFIKPNDAEDGKFRDQVQIFTKKELSQEIMKISFDRVKVTCEQPANFKVLFGLSFLILTTNDKVDEENLDIFGKFKVKSSKDISIDSFKEKYLQQLRVKPSNFRADLAQQISNNRAASMSNKSEVAPRKRPLFTPTKPQESPQSNNLATVEESKNTTIKNDEQPTKCMKFSGTNSKKDEVKVGGTGDRSKCCLCLGNEENVLCKTCNLLLPEKEVVDTSTQKLATKKPVKLKRAPTAIFEGVVFSLSGYKNPERDNIRRKAIQMGARYVADTDRRDHGCTHLVCAFKNTPKYNQMKGKAKIVSHRWVEECFDKKVRIPWRQYALDSNNKEESDSEDEIPAKTFCIYDQDTDPDTDCP; encoded by the exons ATGAAAGTCAAGTTCGCTGAGATAATAAGCTGCAGCTCACAACACCACAATTATCCAGCAACGAATCTACTCAAGTCTGGCTCAAGTATTGGGGGTGCTTCGATATGGCAATGTGCTAAGCCTGGGATACAGAAATGTGAGGTAATACTCAAACTCGCCGAACCTATACCAATAACAGGCATAGAAATTGGCAATAACCGATGCTGCACAGTCTTGATCGAAGGTGCAACCTCAGAAAGTCCAGAGAAATGGACACTCGTTATTCGACATGAATTCATTAAGCCAAACGATGCAGAAGATGGAAAATTCAGGGATCAGGTCCAAATATTTACAAAGAAAGAACTTAGTcaggaaattatgaaaatcagTTTTGACAGGGTAAAAGTAACTTGTGAACAGCCCGCAAATTTCAAGGTGCTGTTTGGGCTGTCGTTCCTCATTCTGACAACCAATGACAAAgttgacgaagaaaatttggaTATCTTTGGCAAATTTAAAGTTAAAAGTTCCAAAGACATTAGTATAGATAGTTTTAAGGAAAAATATCTGCAACAGCTCAGAGTCAAGCCCAGTAACTTCAGAGCAGACCTAGCGcaacaaatttcaaataatagaGCTGCATCGATGAGCAACAAATCAGAGGTAGCACCTAGAAAAAGACCACTGTTCACTCCGACTAAACCCCAGGAAAGCCCACAATCAAATAATTTGGCCACAGTTGAAGAGAGTAAGAATACTACGATAAAGAATGATGAGCAACCAACTAAATGCATGAAATTCTCTGGGACAAATTCTAAAAAAGATGAAGTAAAAGTTGGAGGGACTGGGGACAGATCAAAGTGTTGCTTGTGCCTTGGAAACGAAGAGAATGTTTTGTGTAAGACTTGCAACTTGTTACTACCAGAGAAGGAAGTGGTGGACACAAGCACACAGAAACTAGCTACAAAAAAGCCTGTAAAACTCAAAAGGGCACCCACAGCCATTTTTGAAGGTGTGGTTTTTTCACTCAGTGGATACAAGAATCCGGAGCGAGATAATATCAGAAGAAAAGCTATCCAAATGGGGGCTAGGTATGTAGCTGATACAGATCGGAGAGATCATGGATGTACACATCTGGTTTGTGCTTTCAAAAACACCCCAAAATACAATCAGATGAAAGGAAAGGCTAAAATTGTCTCTCACCGATGGGTCGAAGAGTGTTTTGATAAAAAAGTCAG AATTCCATGGAGGCAATATGCATTAGACAGCAATAACAAAGAAGAGTCAGACAGTGAAGATGAGATACCAGCCAAAACATTTTGTATATACGATCAGGATACAGATCCAGACACAGATTGcccataa
- the LOC105688170 gene encoding endophilin-B1 isoform X3 — protein MDFNVKKLVKDAGTALSRVVQLTEEKLGTSEKTELDAHFEFLADRADATKNWTEKILKDEEAMLTPNPGNRIEDFFFEKIDKKKPNRLSNLEYVGIDMIEAGNDFGPGTAYGSALIKVGQCQQKLGQIERDFIGTAANCYVQPLRKFLDGEMKTISKERGILETKRLDLDASKNRVKKARSMLGQQNESGVSYEVLLDQAERELRVAQSEFDRQSEITKFLLEGVSSSQAGHLRCLHELVEAQARHYAQCHAVMQDLQRELAGARQPSPLLRVNSEEVIELSTPGAHSSSLSHVRDPLSHHQTLAGSTYVTASFDTDVTKV, from the exons ATGGATTTCAACGTTAAAAAATTGGTCAAGGATGCTGGCACTGCTCTTAGCAGGGTTGTACAG CTAACTGAAGAGAAGCTCGGTACATCTGAGAAGACAGAACTTGACGCCCACTTCGAATTCCTCGCAGACAGAGCTGATGCGACAAAAAATTGGACTGAAAAAATACTCAAGGATGAGGAGGCAATGCTCACACCAAATCCAG GCAATAGAattgaggattttttttttgagaaaattgacaaaaaaaagccaaaCAGGCTCAGCAATTTGGAGTACGTTGGTATTGACATGATCGAAGCAGGAAATGATTTTGGACCCGGTACTGCTTATG GTAGCGCCCTGATAAAAGTAGGCCAATGCCAGCAAAAATTGGGACAAATCGAGAGGGATTTTATTGGTACTGCAGCAAACTGCTATGTTCAACcgctgagaaaatttttagatggAGAAATGAAGACTATCAGTAAAGAACGAGGTATCCTGGAGACCAAACG ATTAGACTTGGATGCCTCCAAAAATAGGGTGAAGAAGGCTAGGAGTATGCTGGGTCAGCAGAAT GAATCTGGAGTTTCTTACGAAGTTTTACTAGATCAG GCAGAAAGGGAGCTAAGAGTCGCGCAATCAGAATTCGATCGGCAATCAGAGATAACAAAATTCCTTTTGGAAGGTGTATCCAGTTCACAGGCAGGTCACTTACGTTGTCTTCATGAACTTGTCGAAGCACAAGCCCGCCATTATGCTCAGTGTCACGCTGTAATGCAAGATCTGCAGCGAGAACTAGCTGG GGCACGTCAACCGAGTCCTCTTCTCCGGGTGAACAGTGAGGAAGTTATTGAGCTTTCTACACCTGGTGCCCATTCCTCTTCTCTCAGCCATGTCCGAGATCCACTTTCCCATCACCAGACTCTAGCTGGATCCACATATGTCACTGCTTCTTTTGATACGGACGTTACTAAAGTCTAA
- the LOC105688170 gene encoding endophilin-B1 isoform X2 codes for MDFNVKKLVKDAGTALSRVVQLTEEKLGTSEKTELDAHFEFLADRADATKNWTEKILKDEEAMLTPNPGNRIEDFFFEKIDKKKPNRLSNLEYVGIDMIEAGNDFGPGTAYGSALIKVGQCQQKLGQIERDFIGTAANCYVQPLRKFLDGEMKTISKERGILETKRLDLDASKNRVKKARSMLGQQNAERELRVAQSEFDRQSEITKFLLEGVSSSQAGHLRCLHELVEAQARHYAQCHAVMQDLQRELAGMSGATFHSSTPPSPSAPAENGQDRARVVCNYEARDPSELSLIQDEVICVTEIQGDGDYLMGTRGNQQGKVPKAFLEPIVSH; via the exons ATGGATTTCAACGTTAAAAAATTGGTCAAGGATGCTGGCACTGCTCTTAGCAGGGTTGTACAG CTAACTGAAGAGAAGCTCGGTACATCTGAGAAGACAGAACTTGACGCCCACTTCGAATTCCTCGCAGACAGAGCTGATGCGACAAAAAATTGGACTGAAAAAATACTCAAGGATGAGGAGGCAATGCTCACACCAAATCCAG GCAATAGAattgaggattttttttttgagaaaattgacaaaaaaaagccaaaCAGGCTCAGCAATTTGGAGTACGTTGGTATTGACATGATCGAAGCAGGAAATGATTTTGGACCCGGTACTGCTTATG GTAGCGCCCTGATAAAAGTAGGCCAATGCCAGCAAAAATTGGGACAAATCGAGAGGGATTTTATTGGTACTGCAGCAAACTGCTATGTTCAACcgctgagaaaatttttagatggAGAAATGAAGACTATCAGTAAAGAACGAGGTATCCTGGAGACCAAACG ATTAGACTTGGATGCCTCCAAAAATAGGGTGAAGAAGGCTAGGAGTATGCTGGGTCAGCAGAAT GCAGAAAGGGAGCTAAGAGTCGCGCAATCAGAATTCGATCGGCAATCAGAGATAACAAAATTCCTTTTGGAAGGTGTATCCAGTTCACAGGCAGGTCACTTACGTTGTCTTCATGAACTTGTCGAAGCACAAGCCCGCCATTATGCTCAGTGTCACGCTGTAATGCAAGATCTGCAGCGAGAACTAGCTGG CATGTCTGGAGCAACCTTCCACTCGTCCACTCCACCGTCTCCTTCCGCACCAGCAGAGAATGGTCAAGATCGCGCACGTGTCGTCTGCAACTATGAGGCAAGAGATCCCAGCGAGCTCAGTCTCATTCAAGACGAG GTGATATGTGTTACGGAGATACAAGGAGACGGAGATTATTTGATGGGTACTAGGGGTAATCAGCAAGGAAAAGTGCCTAAGGCTTTCTTAGAGCCAATCGTTTCTCACTGA